The Halioglobus maricola genome segment ATCTGGCTCAAAAACTGTACTGCGCCTGTATCGCGATAGAGCGAGGCCGATCCGGAAGAGCGAAATAGCTATTCGAGTTGGTAAATGGCACGTCCTGATTCCAGATGGTTGTCTCTTCATCGGTCAGATTTTTGCCGACAACGCCAACCGTCCAGCCGTGGTCCTGGTTTGTCAGTGCAATACGTGCATTTACGATGGTTGCCGCGTCGTGCTTGGTGTTGGGGTCCAGGTCCAGTGCCGAGTAGAACTCGTCCTCATAATTGATGTCCAGGTTGGTCACCAGCAACAGGTCGCTGCCCAGAGGCAGGATGAGTCGGGCATTGAGCGATGCACTCCATTCGGGCGCAAACGTTAAGGTTTCTCCTTCCAGGTCCTGGCCACCGTCTTCACCGGGTGCGATATTGGTGCCGTCTTCGCGCAGGCAGCCGGGGTTGTTCAGCGGATCGGTGGCTTGTGGGATGGTACAGGTAGCCCCGGTGAAGTCTTCATAGTAGGCGTCGAGGTAGGCCACTGCGCCACCGAAAGACAGACCTTGCGTCACCTGCCAGCGGGCGTCGAGTTCCACCCCCTGACTGATGGATTCCCCTGCGTTGCCGACGCGGAAGACATCGCCTATCAGCGAGCTGGTCTGCAAGTCGTCGTATTCCATACGAAACACCGCAAGATTCAACTCTGCAGCGCCATCCATCAAGCGCATTTTCGCGCCAATTTCATAAGCGAGCACTTCCTCGGAGTCGTACTCGAGTATCGAGGGGTCGGCCCCCGGTACCGATTCACCGGTCAACTCACCGGTAAAGGGATTCGCCAGGCGAATCTCATACCCTGCTCCGCTGTACGCCTCATCGTAGCCACCGCCCTTGAAACCGGTGCTGACGCTGGCGTAGAGCATGGTGTCCTCGCCTATATCCCACTGGATGTTACCGGAGTAGGTCCACTTGTCTTCCTCGCGACTCAGGCCAGTAAATGAGTGCTGTCTGACATCCGCGATCAACTGCTGGTTGGCTGGGTTGGCGAAGAGGAAGTTGTCTCCGAACCGGATCTGCAGGCCATCGGAAACCGTCACCTTGTCCAGGTCTTTACTTTCCTCGTTGTAGCGTGCGCCGAGGGTAAATCGCAGCGTGTCGCTGACGTTCCACGTACCCTGGCCGAAAATCGCCCAACTGTCCGATTCCTGATCGAACACACTGGGCACGCCGCCGGCAGTAGCAGCAGAATACAGGGGCACCACGCTGATCGGACCAGACTGTGCGAAATCGAGATCGACAGTTTGCGAACTGATTTCCAGCTCGCCGCGTTGCAAGTAGGCTCCGGCAATCCAGTCAATGGTCTCTCCGCCAGGTGAGACGAAGCGTATTTCCTGGCTGTACTGTGTGTATTCCTCGTACTTGGTGCGAGATAGAGCTGGGGTCGCTGTCACGTCTGTGTTAAGAGTGGAACCGTCAGATTCGTAGTACGAGTAGGCCGATATCGAAGTCAATGTCGCGAATTCCAGGTCCCAGTTCAGGGTGACGGCGAACACATCGGTTGTGATCTCGTTGCCACCGTCAACATCGCCGGCGCCTTTTCGCGGGTCTCCAACGGTGGGCAGTGGTACGCCGCCTAAGCTGGTTTCCTGGCCGGTAAAATCGGATTGATATACGTAGGTGGGCCTGGACTGGCGATCGAAGTCGCCATGCTCGTATTTCATGTGAACATCCAGTGTCTCTAGCGGCACCCACTGGAGGCTGGCGCGTCCATACCAGATATCATTGTCGCGACCCTCTGCACCGGTCACCACGTTTTCCCACCAGCCGTCCATTCTCTCGTGGCGAACTGCTACCCGGCCGGCAAGGTTATCCGCCATCGGACCAGAGAGCATCAGGTCGTATCGTTCCTCGCCGTGATCAGGCTCGTACAGGACACCTACCATGCCCTCGAACTCACTACTGGGTTTGGCACTGGTAACATTGATGGCGCCGGCAATCGTGTTTTTGCCGAAGAGGATGCCCTGGGGCCCCTTGAGCACCTCAACCCGCTGCAGATCCATGCTGTTCGGCACTGTTGCCAGTGCGCCTCGTCCGGAATAAACACCGTCGATATACAATCCCACAGACTGCTCAAAGCCCGCATTGGTGCCAGAACCCACGCCACGGATAAACAGGTTGGGCGTTCCGGCGCCATTGTTGATGGTGACATTGGGCATGTACTGGGTGAGTTCCTCCAGGCCGGTGATGCCTGTCTCGTCGATTCTCTCACCACTCATGGTAGTGATGGATATCGGCACGTCCTGCAGGCTCTCTACCCGCTTCTGGGCCGTGACGATGATTTCTTCCAGCATAAGCTGCTGAGCCTTGGCTACGGCGCTACTGCCAGTTAATGCAATTGCGACAGCTGACGCAAGGAAGGTATATCCGTGACCGTGGTGTTGACCGGGCCTCATTACGAAATCTCCGTTACTCTTTAGTGTTATTGAGGCCAGTATATTCGCGATCTCGACTGCGCGCGGGTCATATTCGGCCATTCGATTCGCTCTTTGGCATTAGTGGCAGGTCAGGGTTTTAAGGCGCTCCGAGAATGGCCGAATATGACACGTGCTCCGGTGGGCGGGTAGATATAATCCGGTCGACATAAAGGATATGAAGTTCACCGGCCCTGGCTGCCTGGTGAGGGTTTTGGTCATGCTAAAAAAATTCATGCTGGTAGTGTTGGCTGTCCTTGCCATGGGCGTTGGCTTTACTGCCGTCAAATTTATTATCCCCTTGTACACCGTACTCGATAAGGCGGGGCCCGGCAGTGCACCGCGCGACCTCGCACTGCAGAATGACAGCAGGGTAGAAGCGCCATTTGGCAACGCGCATCCGGTGTTGGCCGAAGGGCAGCCATCGTCGGAAAATATGGCTGCAGGCGCAACGAATCTCTACTGGGGCGAGTTACATTTGCATACGGGCGAGAGTTTTGATGCCAGCATGATGGGCAACAAACTCAGTATTGAGGATGCCTACCGTTTTGCCACGGGCGATCCCCTGGTGGGGCCCGGGGGCGAGACTATGCAACTGAGTCGTCCCCTGGATTTTGTCGCGATTACCGATCATGCAGAAGGTTTTGGTACTCGGACACATTGCTCCGACCCAAGCCTGTCGCTGCGCGAACGCGCGACTTGCTGGTTGATGGGCTTGGATAACCCGGCCCTGTTCACGATCTTTGTCGACGGTGCTCGTGGCGCAGCCAAGCCTGGTGATCCGTCGAAGCCTGTAGGTGTCTATCAGCCTGAATCCCGTCAGCCTCTTGCATTGGCCAACTTCCAAACTTGTAAGCCAGGGCAGCGGGCCTCGCAGCGGTGCTATGAAAATACTTATAAGGATTGGGCGCGTTATGTAGGGCTTGCCAATGCGTATTACGAACCCGGAGTGCTAACCACACTGATCGCCTACGAGTTTTCCCCTACCTTGCCGGATCAGGGTAAACACCATCGCAATATCATTTTCCGTTCCGATGTTGTGCCCGAGCGGGCCATTTCCAGTTTTGATGTGCCCAATGCGATTGAGTTGTGGAAAGGGCTTGAGGCGACCTGCGGCGCGGGTTGTGACTTTCTGACCATTCCGCATAACCCGAACAAGTCCTGGGGGCTGACCTATTCGCGTTACACCTGGGATGGCCAGCAATACGGCGAGGATGACTGGCGCCTGCGACAAAAACGCGAACCGCTGGCTGAGATTTTCCAGGTCAAAGGTTCTCAGGAATGTGCGCTGGGTGTCGGTGCGACGGATGAAGAGTGCGACTTTGCCCAGGTGCTGGATCCCTGCCAGCCGGGAGAGACGACCGGCTGTGCCTTCCAAACGGGCTTTGTTCGCCAGGGCATGAAGGTGGGTTTGGAGCTTGAGCGGGAGTTCGGCTTCAATCCCCTGCAAAATGGTTTTGTAGCGGCAACAGACAGCCATAACTCCAATCCGGGGGATGTGGAGGAGTGGGACTACCGTGGAGCTTCAGGTACAGTCACTTCCCCCGCCCTCCGCCGTCTTCGGGAGGGCGAACCTGACGGTAAGGCCTATCGCTCCAGGCTTAAATTCAATACCTCTGGCGGTCTGGCTGCAGTATGGGCTCCCGAGAATACCCGCGAAGCCATTTTCGACGCGCTCGCACGCCGCGAAACCTATGCCACTTCCGGGCCGCGCGTCGCGCTGCGTTTTTTTGCCGGCTGGGGCATTGATGAGGCAATGCTCGATGCGCCCGGTCTGGTGCCGCACTTGGAAGCAGTAGCCGTGCCTATGGGGTCGGTTTTTTCCACTAGCGGAAAGGCAGAGTCGCCGGAGTTCCTTGTCTGGGCGATTCGGGATCCTATGGATGCCCCCCTGCAGCGCATTCAAATGGTCAAGGGCTGGATCGATAGTGCGGGCAAGACACATGAAAAGGTGGTCGATATTGCCTGCGCTGACGGCCTGCAAGTCGACCCGGCAACAGGTCGCTGCCCGGACAATGGAGCCAGTGTTGATCTGGCAAGTTGCCAGTTTAGTACTGGTTCCGGCGCCACAGAGCTAAAAACCCTTTGGCGCGATCCGGATTACGTCGCTGATCAACGGGCTTTCTACTACGTGCGGGTGCTGATGAATCCCACCTGTCGTTGGTCCAGCTTTGACGCAATTCGCCTTGGCAGGAAACCTCCCCAGGGTGTGCCCGCAACCATTCAGGAAAGAGCCTGGTCTTCGCCGATTTGGTCGGGCGATTAACCGTGTGTTTCAAGTGAGAAAAAAGTAGTACTGACGAATTGACTGCAGCGGACGACTGAAAATTGCACCCTGGGAATTCCAGGCTAAGGGTCCACTGGTGTGGTGCTGGATAGTGGAACAAAAGAAACGAAATCTCACCAGAACAGCGTGCTGGATAGCTTACCGGTGCGTTCTATGTAAGCAGACATTAGAGTTAAGGCGATAATAGATGAAGCGCGTCGCAGTTGTTGTTTTATTGGCTGGCCTAGGGCTGTGCTTGTACGGATTGAGTTATCTTTACAGAGTGGGGCCGATACCTGCGGGCTTTGCCGCCCAGGCAGTATGCGCGGGTGTGTTTATCTCTGGGCGTGATGCCGATGATGTGTACGTCCACGACATTATGGCAATGCAGCGTCGCCTGGTCGATTTTGAGGTGCGAGAGCAAGTCGTAACTGCCACTTTCGGGTTCTGGCCGATTACGGCTGTAAAGCAATCGGTGTATCGTCCCGGTCTGGGTTGCGCGCGTCTTGGTGGAGGGAGCGTCGCAGATCTGGAGGGACCTGAATCTCTGGTGCGTGAGTTGCCGGAATCTCGGCGTGCCTGGCCTGAATTGGTCAGCGAGTCGGAGGGTGTGGATAGTGCGGCGATAAGGGCGGCGCTGGACCGGGCTTTTACTGATGACGCAATTGAATACGAGCAGAGGCAAAATACCCGGGCCGTAGTGATCTTCCACAAGGGCCAGTTGATTGCCGAACGCTATGCCGATGGGTTTGGCCCCGATGTGCCATTGGACAGCTGGTCCATGAGCAAGAGCGCCACCAGTGCCCTGGTGGGCATACTGGTGGGGCGCGGTCAGTTGGACTTGTCGGACAAGACCGGTCTCAAGGGCTGGGATACTCCTGGTGATCTGCGCAGTGAAGTGACCATTGGGCATCTGTTGCATATGACCAGTGGGCTGGAGTTCAACGAAGGTTACGAAGAAGATCCGATTTCCGATGTGACCTTTATGCTCATGACCGCAAAGGATCTGCCTGAATTTGCAGTGCAATACCCGATCACCGCCAAGCCCGGTACCCGCTGGGCTTACCAGACCGCAAGCCCGGTATTGCTGGGTCGCGTTATTCGCGACAGCTTTGAATCAGATGATGAGTACAACCGTTTTCCTCAAACTGCGCTTTTCAATAAGATCGGTATGTACAATGCTCATTACCAGATGGATGGTGGTGGGACCTATGTGGGTGGTGCCATGCTCTTCGCCACCGCCAGAGATTGGGCGCGTTTTGGCCTGATGTATTTAAATGACGGTATCGTAAATGGCGAGCGTATTCTTCCGGAGGGTTGGGTTGAGCTATCCACCACACCCACCGACGCGTCCATGAAAGCGCGTGCCTATGCGGCCCAATTCTGGCTGAATCAAGAAAGCGCGGAACAGATGATGCCGAGTATTCCCAAAGATGCCTACGCAGCCCGCGGCCACTATGGTCAGTCGACTTTTATTATTCCTTCGCGCGATTTAGTGGTGGTTAGGATGGGTCAGAGTTTCGGTACCACTGCTTGGAATATGGAAGCGTTTCTATTTGATATCCTGGCGGCACTCGAGGGCTAACCGATTTGTAGGTAGCCTAATCTTTATGAGGAGCGTTCGGCATCCGAAGATTGAGGTGGATGAATGAGAGTTCACCCTCCGACTCCGACATATGGATCAATCCATAAAAGTCGGATGCTCTACCCTATAGAAAACCTATAAGAATCAATAAGATGGTGGGCCCAGAAGGACTTGAACCTTCGACCTGCCGATTATGAGTCGGATGCTCTAACCAGCTGAGCTATGGGCCCCGGGGGAAGGTGGCATTATATATAAGAGTTCAGCGCGCTGGTAGTGGTTGCTGCCGACTATCCTGTTACCGAAACACCAGGCAGCTGCTACTCTCATACTCGTGTTATTCCTGTAGTAAGCTGGAACTAGACATCCACGCGATGTTTTTGCATCGTTTGCAACGGTATATGGAGAAAGCATTTGATCCCTTGGGGTGTAGCAAGTGAAAGACTTTAAAACGATTAGATCATTTGGAGTAACGCCCCGAGGGATTATCCATGTAGGAGCAAACACCGGACAGGAGTTTGAAGTCTACAGGTCCTCTGAGGCCAGGCATGTTGTCTATGTAGAGCCGATATCCACTGTGTATAAAAAGCTGAAAGAAAAAGTTGAGCAGCAACCCGGGCATGTTGCCTTGCAGGCGGTGTGTTCAGATGTTTCCGGTGAAAAGGTAAGCTTCAATATATCGAGTAACAATGGGGAGTCGTCCAGCATGTTGGGGCTGGGCAACCACGGCAAACTCTATCCAGGGATAAAGTACGTAGGTAGTGAGGAGCACATCACCACGCAGCTTGATCAGCTACTAGCAGATCGCTGGCAAGATGCTGACTTCAATGTTCTTGTTGTTGACACTCAGGGCGCGGACCTCAAGGTGCTTCAGGGCGCGTCTCGCCTTCTCGATACGCTGGAAGTCGTTTACGTTGAGATCGCCGAGATACGTCTGTACGAAGGCGGGTGTGTCTGGACTGAGATATTTGAGTTGCTCTCTGACAAGGGTTTCTCGATGAAAAATATGTATATCAACCCTAAACACTGGGGAAATGCGCTATTCATCAAGGCCAGTGCTGCGCACTCACCCTTACTGTCTGTAGCACCGCTGCCCGATTGGGCACTGAGAAAAAAAAGGCCTGTATGGAAAAAGCTACTGCGATGGGCATAGCTAGTTATTGTTTGACCGTTAGCTATACCAGCACGTGGGAAGGGGTAGTGTCGGCCGGCGAGTATTGTCCCGATCCAGCGGATGGGGGAAAGATTTTGCAGGAACCGCCTCACCAAGACGATCATTTCTGAGGAAAGTAAACTCGCAGACACGGGGCAGATCCAAGCCGTAGCGCTGCAAGCTGCCGCAGCAATTGTTCGGGTGGATATGAACACAGGTATGTGTTTGCAAGAGTTTCGCTATTGCAGTAGAGGCGAGTCCATAGAACTGTCGATTCCATAGTTCGTGCAGGGCGTGCAATTCAATAACGATGACGCGGCAGCGCTGCAGGAATTCACTGGAGACATTCAGCAGGCTCTCGTACTCGGCTCCCTCGATGTCCATCTGCAGTATCAACTCACTGTCGTTGTCTTGACCGACTTGGCTGGCCCATTTGTCCAACGTCAGATAGTTCGCACTGTCCAATGCCCCCACGAATTTTTTGGTGAAGTGAAATCGAGAGTTCTCTAGCGCAGGTCCTTCTACAGAGTAGTCTGCGAGGTATACTTGCATGCCCCTGTCTGCGCAGTCCTGCTCAAACCCAGATACGTGGCTAACACCGGGCGAAAAGCAGACGGAGATACCGTTGAGGTCGTCTGGGACGAGATAGCCGCCATCGCCCTCCGGACCGAGTCTGACGAGTGGGATGCTGGGATCTTCGACCGGTTTTAAACTGGCAACTAGATTCGAGACGTCCTGAATAGATGTGCGGGCAGTGACTACTGATTTATTGGCGGCAAGCGACCGGAAATCACGTTCAGAAATATTCAGCCTAGCCGCTAGCTTTGATTTGAGGACATTCTTTACTTTTTTGAGACCAATTTTGCGCACTGTTCACTCTCTTATGTCTTCTACCGTTCTCTAGCGATTCGAGATATATAATCCCTCAACGTTTGCAGAGTACAATTCACTTGAGATGAAAGCTAATCATATTGACATGATTCGGGAGATGGCGATTGAACTGGGTGCTCGTGACCCTGCCAACGCCTATCGTTTGCTAAGGGTAGCCCAGAGGTACCGACCCGGCGGGAGTGTAATCAATAAAATGCTTTGGTCGTACTGGCGATTTTTGCTCGCTGATTGTCTACGAGACGCCGGTTCTTTTACCCTGCCAACGCTTTTGTACCTGTTCCGGACGGGGTTGACATCCTTTGCTACGCGGATTGCTGGCTACATTGGATTTTCATCTTCCGGTAGATCGACGCCATATGATATTGAATGCGTTGCTAGAGGTCTGGAGAACAGTGATCCTCAACTCGCGTATGGATTGATCAGATTAATGGCGCTTGAAGAGGCAACGCCAGGTTACTTATCAGAATTGCAGTCTCGGCTTCATCTGCGGTTATCCGGCCATGTGTTAACAGCGCGCTCTGATGGAACCACCGAGCGCCTGAACGGCATAATTTGCGGCCTCATTTTTGCTCGAGCTATGCAACTTCCTTTCAGCTTTAGTTGGGCGACCAACGTGGGGGCTATACATAATGCGTTGTGCTCTGTGACCAACGATCTTCCGAATTTTATACATCCCAAGCTGGTCGAAAATCACTACATACCATACTCTGAAATGCAGCAATATAGGATTGCTGGTATGGATCATCTAGCCTGCGAGGCGGCTTCGGGAATCAGGCTCCGTGCTCCAGTGACCCTATCCCAGCGAGACCAGATATTGAAGGAACACCTTAATATTGTTCCCCCCACCCGCCTGCTCTCTGGCCCCGACCAGCCTTTCGGTGCGCAGCTGCTTCGAGACTTGGAGAACGTGATTCCTCTGGTACTGGACCCAGCGTATCTTGCGCTTTTCGCTGAGATGCGCGGTCGTTTTCGACGCGCTCTTGGTGTCCACTATCGAGGTGGCGATGTTATCTACGGGCAATCTCGTCATGGCGTGCTGGCCCTTGGAGATAAGTCTGCTCCGCTTCCGGTGGTGGAGTCTCTGATCCAGAGAAGTGATGAATCGACGGTAGTGATTTTCGGTACTGCGGTGGGTGACACGCTGACCGAAATGAATTATCTGCGAGATCGATATAGCAATGTTGTACTCGCCTCCGATTTTTGGCGCGAGGGGTTTGATGAAGTGATCCAGGACTCAATGATGATGGCGGCCTGCCGGCATCTTGTCGCCGCTGGCCGGACAGGTGTCGCTCATTTGGCAAAGATGCTGAATCCTGAGCTGTCTTTTCAGCCCTTTATTGGCGTGTTTACTACAGCGGAATACTACCAAATTTGCATGGATAATCTCGATAACCCTGATTACAGTTCGCTTCAGCGTTCCTATATCAATATACAGGCGTTGGCTGTATGTAACGACAATAATGTACCGGCCTCGGTCCGAGAGCGATTAATCTCTAACGTGTCTCGTCTCGATCCCAAAAATATGCAGCGTTGGCGGAGCACTGTGCTGAACTCTACCTAGCGAATTGCTTCAATGGGCAAATGAAAAGTTTTAGCTAAACTGGATATAGATTGCATCCTCGAGAAATTGCCACGAACGCTGGCCCGAACAGGCACCATGGATTACATTGACATCCTGTCCCATCGGAAACGCAGGTTTACCCATCGACCAGAACTATAATATCGAGCGAGCACCAACGCCGCTGCCGGCCACTTTGAGAGCTGAGATTGAAGCCCTTTGGACTAGCGAGGGCGTGCGGATTATCGATACGGAGCAGCGCCTCGCGCAAGTGGGCTTCATTGCGCGTAGCGCAGAGGGCGAGGTGGTCGGCGTGTGCTCGAGTAACATCGAGAAGGGTATCTACAACGGTTTGCTCTTTCACGCTATGCGGGTATTGGTCGCCAACGAGCATCGGCAGAATTTTCTCGCTTTTGATTTGTTGGCCCACCTTACAGAGCTGCATTTTGAAGAGTTCAAGGCAGACCCGCAGTCAGGGCCTGTCGGTGTGAAGGTGGTTATTCAGACACCGATCGTAGCCGAGAGGGGTGCTATTCGCTGTGCGCGGACGATACAATTTCCGGTTAATAACGCCCCATGGACGTTTTTGCTTTCTGGCTTTGCTCCGGGTAACCAGCCTGAATATTGTTGCTACTTCCCCCGTGACGATGAGGCCTCTTTGGCGGCTCAAAATAGATGGACTAGCGATTCTGCGCCACGTGTTGAGCATGTGACAGTAAAGTTGTTGCATGAAGGTGGCCCAATTGCAGAGCGAGAACAAGTACTCGGACTTTTGCAAACGCTATCGCCACGCAGTGCTGTTGCGGGTGCTCAGGCAGAGCTGGCAGGAAGGGCGATATACACCTTATATTTGGCTGACCAGCTTATAGCGCTGTGCGAGCTGGTACCGAGAGACTTGCCCGAGATTAATGGCCTCCTTGTCGGCTTGTATACCCATACACTTACTGATTTGGGAAAGTTGGACGTAGCGGCCTGCTTTGCACGTGGGATATATGAACAGCTCGAAGCGAATACCGGCACGATCCCATTCGGCGCTGTAGGACTGTTTATGGTGTATGCCAGCCGAACAGCGCTTCCGCCGGTCTGCCCGGTCACCGGTTTTCACCTCCATGGTGTGGATGGGCAGGGCAAAGAGCTACGTGTGAGATTCTTTGATGAGATTAAGGTAGAAGTGCCGCGCAGCTGAGAGTTGCGGGTGATAATGGCCGGGCCTTGGCCCAGGTTCAGGAAAATGACAGGAAGACCTAGATGAGTGAAAGCGCCGTGCGCCTTGAGAATGTAGTCCATCCCCTTGCTCCCTCGGTACAGGAGCAAGTGCTCTCGCTGTGGGAAAAGGAAAAAGTAAAAATTGAGGATAAAGACGAGCGCCTGCGGGAGATCGTTCTCCTTGCGTGGGACGGCGACGAACTGCTGGGTATAGCGTCGCTTGGCATCTATCGCCATCCAGGCATCGAACAGTCGCTCTTCACTTTGCGGGCACTGGTACGCGCGGAATCACGACAGCAAGGGCTCTCATATCAAATGTACCAGGCTGCTGTGGAGAGGGTAGAAGAGCGATTTGACGCGGGTGAAGATATTCGCGGAATCGGCGTTTATGTCGAGGTTGAGGCCGCCCTCATTGCGGATTTGGCCGAAGCGCGCTGTACATTCGCACATACACACTCGGTGCAGGCGCGGAAAGTACAGTTTAACCTGGTCGGAATTTCAAAGGCGGGTCGCCCGCAATATATTTACTATTTCGAGAATGCCTCGCTATTTTCAGATGGCCCGGTCTTAGAGGAAAAAATGGACAAACTCGCAGCGGACGCTGATCTCGAGTTGCGGTTTTGTTGGCAAGCGCTAAGCCCTGCAGAGCAGCAGCAGATCATAGGCATGTGGATGTCGTACGGGGTGGTCGGTGACCGTGAAAGCTGCATGCAGCGCCTGCCTCAGGTAGCTGCCATTGCTCTTGAAGAGGGCGAAATCGTCGGGATTTCCAGTGTGTTCCAAACGACCTATGATGAGGCCAAGGCCACCTTTTTGGGCTTTCGCAGTTTCGTTAGCCCCAACGCGAAGAGTTCATTCATCGCGACCAAGTTGTTGAATCTGGTCTACGACGAATTCAACAAGTCATATCGGGATGACAACGCCCTCCAGGGCATTCACGGTGTTGCTTATGTTCTGCAAAATGACGGACTGAACAAAAATGTTCGTATGGCGCGTGGCCCCGATGTGGGGTCATGTTTGATAGGCTATTTAGATAAGTTGCAGCTGCGTACAAAGTACTTTGATGGAGCATCTGTCAAATTGGGGGGTTAGCCTTTGCCGGCGGAAGTGCGCGCTTCGGCCAGCAATTTTGCCGCTGCTTCGAAGTTGGGTTGAATCTCGATTGACCGGCTGAGATAGTCGACGGCCGCTGCGCTGTTGCCATTGTCCAGCTCAAGACGGCCAAGAGTGAAAAGGGCTTCGGCATGCCCCGCCTCGCGTTGCAGTACATCTAACATGACTGCCTTGGCACGAGCCTTGTCGTCAGCCTTGAAATGCGCCAAACCCAGGTTGTATCTGGCAGGGAGGTAGTTGGCATCGGATTCCAGCGCCTGTTCGTAACACGCGATAGCCTCTTCGACCTCGCCCTTGTTCAGGTGCCCATTGCCTGCTTCGAAGAAATTCTCTGTAGATTTCCAATCGGGGTCGGGAGCGGCCACGTTGTTCACCAATTCATCGGGAATGACGAAAGTGCTGAAAGCAAGCTTTTCATTCTCGGTAGCTATATCGGGGAAGGACTCCTGCAGAACGTTTACGGCGAAGATTTCCTGCACGCCTCCCGTGAACTTCAGGAAGGCTACAGTTTCGCCGTTGCGCACGTCGATTACCCAGACACCGCTATCACGGACAGGTTGGCTGCGGGTTATTTCCAGGTCTGAAAATACGGCGGTCTCTCTCACCTGGGAGATGCCCACGAAGGCGTAAGGCCCGAAGAAATCGATACCGCGGGTGAACCCTGGCAGGGTGACTCGCAGCGCGTCTTCACCGGTTTCGGGATCGAAAGCAACTACGCTGCCTTTGCCGGACTCCAGGTACCATAGTTTCTGGGCGTACCATCGCGGAGAGTGCGGCATGGAGAGAGAGTCTCTGACGATACCGTCGGTCTTAATGTCGATGATCACCCCGCCGTTGGTCTTATCTTTGCGCCATCCACCAGGTTCGTCAGAGGTCCCTAGCGCCGAAACGTAACGCACCTGATTGTCGCGCACCGCGAGCCCATTTAGGTGGCAGCGGTCGCGGGGGTCGTAAGCGCTGATGAAGGGCGGCCGCCAGATCGGTTCAAAATTGTAGTCCTGATTTACTCGGCAGAGGCAGGAAAAGCGCGTGTTAACAAAAACGATATCTTTGCCGAGCAGCGCCATCTCATGAATGTCAATATCACCAGTGACATGTGATGTGCGAGGGACATAGCAGGCGGTGTGGCGGCCCAGTGGCTCGAGCTTTGGTGCCGCCGATGGCACATTGCGTAAATCGTAGATTTGTCCCAGTGCACCCAGCACGATACGGTTCTTCGCTACGGCGAGCCCCATGGGCTTGCGGAAGGCTCTGAAATGGGTGTTGGTAACCCCATTGTCCTCGCGGGCAATAATTACTTTGCCCGCCTGGTAAGTCGTGATGAGGATCGAGATACCATTTTTCGCCAGTAACTCGGTAAAACTGCGCGTGTGTACGCTTTCGAGATAGTCCTCCCGCGGCCCGGAGGCCGCGGCGGGCGAATCACTCATATTGGAACCGCTTACTGAGTGCGTTTCTTTCTGCGTGATCGTATACCCCGCAACCCAACCATGCCCATGACACCGGTGAGGAAGGTGTAGAGTATGGCTGGCATCACGGGCACCGGCACGGGCGGTTCGACCGCATCGGCAGTTGGAGCCGCTGCAGGGGTGCTTTCCGCGATGTAGATAGGATCGACAATGTCGGGGTCTGAACCATTGCAGTCGAATGGGC includes the following:
- a CDS encoding FkbM family methyltransferase is translated as MKDFKTIRSFGVTPRGIIHVGANTGQEFEVYRSSEARHVVYVEPISTVYKKLKEKVEQQPGHVALQAVCSDVSGEKVSFNISSNNGESSSMLGLGNHGKLYPGIKYVGSEEHITTQLDQLLADRWQDADFNVLVVDTQGADLKVLQGASRLLDTLEVVYVEIAEIRLYEGGCVWTEIFELLSDKGFSMKNMYINPKHWGNALFIKASAAHSPLLSVAPLPDWALRKKRPVWKKLLRWA
- a CDS encoding TIGR03032 family protein, whose translation is MSDSPAAASGPREDYLESVHTRSFTELLAKNGISILITTYQAGKVIIAREDNGVTNTHFRAFRKPMGLAVAKNRIVLGALGQIYDLRNVPSAAPKLEPLGRHTACYVPRTSHVTGDIDIHEMALLGKDIVFVNTRFSCLCRVNQDYNFEPIWRPPFISAYDPRDRCHLNGLAVRDNQVRYVSALGTSDEPGGWRKDKTNGGVIIDIKTDGIVRDSLSMPHSPRWYAQKLWYLESGKGSVVAFDPETGEDALRVTLPGFTRGIDFFGPYAFVGISQVRETAVFSDLEITRSQPVRDSGVWVIDVRNGETVAFLKFTGGVQEIFAVNVLQESFPDIATENEKLAFSTFVIPDELVNNVAAPDPDWKSTENFFEAGNGHLNKGEVEEAIACYEQALESDANYLPARYNLGLAHFKADDKARAKAVMLDVLQREAGHAEALFTLGRLELDNGNSAAAVDYLSRSIEIQPNFEAAAKLLAEARTSAGKG
- a CDS encoding FkbM family methyltransferase — protein: MRKIGLKKVKNVLKSKLAARLNISERDFRSLAANKSVVTARTSIQDVSNLVASLKPVEDPSIPLVRLGPEGDGGYLVPDDLNGISVCFSPGVSHVSGFEQDCADRGMQVYLADYSVEGPALENSRFHFTKKFVGALDSANYLTLDKWASQVGQDNDSELILQMDIEGAEYESLLNVSSEFLQRCRVIVIELHALHELWNRQFYGLASTAIAKLLQTHTCVHIHPNNCCGSLQRYGLDLPRVCEFTFLRNDRLGEAVPAKSFPHPLDRDNTRRPTLPLPTCWYS